From a single Collimonas pratensis genomic region:
- the pyk gene encoding pyruvate kinase: MQRATKIVATIGPASSDADTLARMFVAGVDVVRLNFSHGKAQDHIDRAKLVREVAAACGKQVAIMADLQGPKIRVGKFEQGKIELKNGDKFILDADCGMGSQERVGLDYKALPRDLKPADVLLLNDGLIVLVVEKILNNEIHTIVKIGGELSNNKGINRQGGGLTAPALTSKDMDDIKTAMSFRADYVAVSFPKNATDMEMARQLANVAGEAYDHKPMMIAKIERAEAIPVLQEILDASDGIMVARGDLAVEVGNAAVPALQKRMIRMARVSNKLAITATQMMESMIVNAVPTRAEVSDVANAVLDGTDAVMTSAETASGKYPVETVEAMAAICLEAEKSEDCKLDADFLNVRFTRVDQSIAYGALFTAHHLRVKAIAALTESGSTALWMSRHNIDIPIFAITPSVATQRKVALYRNVQTFELAKSTDREAVLKAAQNLLLANGVVQLGDLVVVTWGEPMGQIGGTNALKIMKIGEY; encoded by the coding sequence ATGCAAAGAGCTACCAAGATCGTCGCCACTATCGGACCTGCATCGAGCGATGCCGACACACTGGCGCGCATGTTTGTCGCCGGCGTCGATGTGGTGCGCCTGAATTTTTCGCATGGCAAGGCACAAGACCATATCGACCGCGCCAAGCTGGTGCGCGAAGTCGCCGCGGCCTGCGGCAAGCAAGTCGCCATCATGGCTGACCTGCAAGGACCGAAGATCCGCGTCGGCAAGTTCGAGCAGGGCAAGATCGAGCTGAAGAACGGCGACAAATTCATCCTCGACGCCGATTGCGGCATGGGCAGCCAGGAACGCGTCGGTCTCGATTACAAGGCACTGCCGCGCGACCTCAAGCCGGCCGACGTGCTGTTGCTGAACGATGGCCTGATCGTGCTGGTTGTCGAAAAAATCCTCAACAATGAAATCCACACCATCGTCAAGATCGGCGGCGAACTGTCCAACAACAAGGGCATCAACCGCCAGGGCGGCGGCCTGACGGCGCCGGCGTTGACCTCCAAAGACATGGACGACATCAAGACTGCCATGAGTTTCAGGGCGGATTATGTCGCGGTGTCTTTCCCGAAGAACGCGACTGACATGGAAATGGCGCGCCAACTGGCCAATGTCGCCGGCGAAGCCTACGACCACAAGCCGATGATGATTGCCAAGATCGAACGCGCTGAAGCCATTCCTGTATTGCAAGAAATCCTCGATGCCTCCGACGGCATCATGGTGGCCCGCGGCGACCTCGCGGTAGAAGTCGGCAACGCTGCCGTGCCGGCGCTGCAAAAGCGCATGATCCGCATGGCGCGCGTCTCCAACAAGCTGGCCATCACGGCAACGCAGATGATGGAATCGATGATCGTCAACGCCGTGCCGACCCGCGCCGAAGTGTCCGACGTCGCCAACGCCGTGCTGGACGGCACCGATGCCGTGATGACTTCTGCTGAAACCGCTTCCGGCAAATATCCGGTCGAGACGGTGGAAGCGATGGCGGCGATCTGCCTGGAAGCCGAAAAGTCGGAAGACTGCAAGCTGGACGCCGATTTCCTCAATGTCCGTTTCACCCGTGTCGACCAGTCGATCGCCTACGGCGCCTTGTTTACCGCTCACCATCTGCGGGTCAAGGCGATTGCGGCGCTGACCGAGTCCGGTTCTACCGCGCTGTGGATGAGCCGTCACAACATCGATATCCCTATTTTTGCCATCACCCCGAGCGTCGCCACCCAGCGCAAAGTCGCCTTGTACCGCAATGTGCAGACTTTCGAGCTAGCCAAATCGACCGACCGCGAAGCCGTGCTGAAGGCCGCGCAGAACCTGCTGCTGGCCAATGGCGTAGTGCAGCTGGGCGACCTGGTGGTGGTGACCTGGGGCGAGCCGATGGGCCAGATCGGCGGCACCAATGCGCTGAAGATCATGAAGATCGGCGAGTATTGA
- a CDS encoding phosphoglycerate kinase: protein MKFNRLSDLIAQHQLQGKRVFIRADLNVPQDAAGNITEDTRVRASVPAIRQALDAGAAVMVTSHLGRPTEGEFKPEDSLAPIAKRLAELLGQPVELRQNWVDGVEVAPGQIVLLENCRVNKGEKKNSDELAQKIAKLCDIYVNDAFGTAHRAEATTHGIAKFAPIACAGPLLAAELDALGKALNQPARPLVAIVAGSKVSSKLTILKALADKVDNLIVGGGIANTFLLASGLKIGKSLAEPDLVDEAKAIIEMMAKRGASVPIPVDVVCAKEFSPTATATIKKVSEVEDDDLILDIGPQTAATLAAQIAQAGTIVWNGPVGVFEFDQFGEGTKTLALAIADSKAFSIAGGGDTLAAIAKYQITDKIGYISTGGGAFLEFLEGKTLPAVEILLQRAA, encoded by the coding sequence ATGAAATTCAATCGACTAAGCGATTTGATCGCGCAACACCAGCTGCAAGGCAAACGTGTTTTTATCCGCGCCGACCTCAATGTGCCGCAAGATGCCGCGGGCAATATTACTGAAGACACGCGCGTGCGCGCTTCGGTGCCGGCGATTCGCCAGGCGCTGGATGCCGGCGCCGCGGTGATGGTGACATCGCACCTGGGCCGTCCGACCGAAGGCGAATTCAAGCCGGAAGATTCGCTGGCGCCTATCGCCAAGCGCCTGGCGGAGCTGCTGGGCCAGCCGGTCGAGCTGAGGCAAAACTGGGTCGATGGCGTGGAAGTGGCGCCGGGCCAGATAGTTTTGCTGGAAAACTGCCGCGTCAACAAGGGCGAGAAAAAGAATAGCGACGAGCTGGCGCAAAAGATCGCCAAGCTGTGCGATATCTATGTCAACGACGCCTTCGGCACGGCGCACCGCGCTGAAGCGACTACCCACGGCATCGCCAAGTTTGCACCGATCGCCTGCGCCGGCCCTTTGCTGGCAGCTGAGCTGGATGCGCTGGGCAAGGCGCTCAACCAGCCGGCGCGGCCGCTGGTGGCGATCGTCGCCGGTTCCAAGGTATCGAGCAAGCTGACCATCCTGAAGGCGCTGGCCGACAAGGTCGACAACCTGATCGTCGGCGGCGGCATCGCCAACACCTTCCTGCTGGCGAGCGGCCTGAAGATCGGCAAATCGCTGGCCGAGCCGGATCTGGTGGACGAAGCCAAGGCCATCATCGAGATGATGGCCAAGCGCGGCGCCTCGGTGCCGATTCCGGTGGACGTGGTCTGCGCCAAGGAATTCTCGCCGACTGCCACTGCAACGATCAAGAAGGTCAGCGAAGTCGAAGACGACGACCTGATCCTGGATATTGGTCCGCAGACAGCGGCGACTCTGGCGGCTCAGATTGCGCAGGCCGGCACGATAGTTTGGAACGGCCCGGTCGGCGTGTTCGAGTTCGACCAGTTCGGCGAGGGCACCAAGACGCTGGCGCTGGCCATTGCCGATTCCAAGGCATTCTCGATTGCCGGCGGCGGCGATACGCTGGCGGCTATCGCCAAGTACCAGATTACTGACAAGATTGGCTATATCTCCACCGGCGGCGGCGCTTTCCTGGAATTCTTGGAAGGCAAGACCTTGCCGGCGGTTGAAATTCTGCTGCAACGCGCTGCTTAA
- a CDS encoding branched-chain amino acid transaminase, with protein MSMDDRDGKIWKDGKLIDWRDANIHVLTHSLHYGMAVFEGVRAYKTDQGPAIFRLKEHTQRLLNSAKIFQMQVPYDLQTLIDAQVAVVRENQLESCYMRPLIWIGSEKLGIAAKGNTVHVAIAAWPWGAYLGEDGLAKGIRVKTSSFSRHHVNVSLVRAKASGYYINSILANQEALTDGYDEALLLDTDGYVSEGSGENVFIVKNGKIYTPDLASCLDGITRDAVLTMARDSGIEVIEKRITRDEMYCADEAFFTGTAAEITPIRELDNRSIGEGKRGPITEKIQSLFFEVVAGKSEKYQHWLTVVGK; from the coding sequence ATGTCCATGGATGACCGCGACGGCAAGATTTGGAAAGACGGCAAACTGATAGACTGGCGCGACGCCAACATCCATGTCCTGACCCATTCGCTGCATTACGGCATGGCAGTGTTCGAAGGCGTGCGTGCTTACAAGACCGATCAGGGGCCGGCGATCTTCCGCCTGAAGGAACATACCCAGCGCCTGCTGAACTCAGCCAAGATTTTCCAGATGCAGGTACCTTACGACCTGCAAACCCTGATCGACGCCCAGGTCGCCGTGGTCCGTGAAAACCAGCTGGAGTCGTGCTACATGCGGCCGCTGATCTGGATCGGCTCGGAAAAGCTCGGCATCGCCGCCAAGGGCAACACCGTCCACGTCGCGATCGCGGCCTGGCCTTGGGGCGCCTACCTGGGCGAAGACGGGCTGGCCAAGGGCATCCGCGTCAAGACCTCTTCTTTCAGCCGCCATCATGTGAATGTCTCGCTGGTGCGCGCCAAGGCCAGCGGCTACTACATCAATTCCATCCTGGCCAACCAGGAAGCGCTGACCGACGGCTACGACGAAGCCTTGCTGCTGGATACCGACGGCTATGTTTCCGAAGGTTCCGGCGAAAACGTCTTCATCGTCAAGAACGGCAAGATCTACACGCCCGACCTGGCTTCCTGCCTGGACGGCATCACTCGCGACGCCGTGCTGACCATGGCGCGCGACAGCGGCATCGAAGTCATCGAAAAACGCATCACTCGCGATGAAATGTATTGCGCCGACGAAGCCTTTTTTACCGGCACGGCGGCGGAAATCACGCCGATCCGCGAACTCGACAACCGCAGCATCGGCGAAGGCAAGCGCGGCCCCATCACGGAAAAGATCCAGTCCCTGTTCTTTGAAGTGGTGGCGGGCAAGTCGGAAAAATATCAACACTGGCTTACCGTGGTTGGAAAGTAA
- a CDS encoding zinc-finger domain-containing protein: protein MNTATSPQAVVELDGKDLPAHCPNPLMPTWSSHPRVFLNLDSSGSAKCPYCGTQYRLKPGAVVHGH, encoded by the coding sequence ATGAACACAGCAACAAGCCCGCAAGCAGTAGTTGAACTCGATGGCAAGGATTTGCCGGCGCACTGCCCTAACCCGCTGATGCCGACCTGGTCCTCGCATCCGCGCGTGTTCCTCAACCTGGACAGCAGCGGCAGCGCCAAGTGCCCCTACTGCGGCACGCAATACCGCTTGAAACCAGGTGCCGTAGTCCACGGACACTAA
- a CDS encoding YybH family protein: MPHVKFMHGSAEETETAFYDAMSRADIEAMMALWADDDEIVCVHPNAPRLHGHAAIRAAFEALFERGGVHIRARQLHVTHNMSTSIHNLVEELHQASEADREMHILATNVYMKTPRGWRIVLHHASVAPGAAPEETVSSATLH; the protein is encoded by the coding sequence ATGCCGCATGTCAAATTTATGCATGGTTCAGCAGAAGAAACCGAAACCGCTTTTTACGACGCCATGAGCCGCGCCGACATCGAGGCCATGATGGCGCTCTGGGCGGATGACGACGAAATCGTCTGCGTCCATCCGAATGCGCCGCGGCTGCATGGCCATGCGGCGATCCGGGCCGCCTTCGAAGCCTTGTTTGAACGCGGCGGCGTGCATATCCGCGCGCGGCAATTGCATGTGACCCATAATATGTCGACCAGCATCCATAACCTGGTGGAAGAGCTGCACCAGGCCAGCGAAGCCGACCGCGAGATGCATATCCTGGCCACCAACGTCTACATGAAGACCCCGCGCGGCTGGCGCATCGTGCTGCATCACGCCTCGGTCGCCCCGGGGGCAGCGCCGGAAGAAACGGTATCGAGCGCTACCTTGCATTAA
- a CDS encoding YheT family hydrolase produces MSTSIFPASYPAPLWLPGGHLQTIYPATCISKPLVAYRRERWDTPDGDFIDIDFVDGQPGQPLVVLFHGLEGSSDSHYSRALMAQLAKLGWSGAVPHFRGCSGEINQAPRFYHSGDAEEVDWILRRLVASRAEKQFTKFYATGVSLGGNALLRWLGESQNEAKIVDAACAISAPLDLAGGGEALSHGFNMVYTRSFLRTMKSKSLDKLQQFPRLFDREKMLRSRDLYEFDNIVTAPLHGFRNTEDYWHRASAKLVMNDITIPTLVLNAKNDPFLPPRHLPPKAAPSVTLEYPEQGGHVGFAVGGPPGRLDWLPQRMLRFLQET; encoded by the coding sequence ATGAGCACTTCGATTTTCCCCGCATCTTATCCGGCGCCGCTCTGGCTGCCGGGCGGCCACCTGCAGACCATTTACCCCGCCACCTGCATCAGCAAGCCGCTAGTCGCCTACCGCCGTGAGCGCTGGGATACACCGGACGGCGATTTCATCGACATCGATTTCGTCGACGGCCAGCCCGGACAGCCGCTGGTGGTGCTGTTCCACGGCCTGGAAGGCTCGTCCGACAGCCACTACAGCCGCGCCCTGATGGCGCAGCTGGCCAAGCTCGGCTGGTCCGGCGCGGTGCCGCACTTCCGCGGCTGCTCCGGCGAAATCAACCAGGCGCCACGCTTCTACCACTCGGGCGACGCCGAGGAAGTCGACTGGATCCTGCGCCGGCTGGTCGCCAGCCGTGCGGAAAAACAATTCACGAAGTTCTACGCCACCGGCGTCTCGCTGGGCGGCAACGCGCTGCTGCGCTGGCTGGGGGAATCGCAGAACGAAGCCAAGATCGTTGACGCCGCCTGCGCCATCTCGGCGCCGCTCGACCTGGCCGGCGGCGGCGAAGCCTTGTCGCACGGCTTCAACATGGTCTACACGCGCTCTTTCCTGCGCACCATGAAAAGCAAGTCGCTCGACAAGCTGCAGCAGTTCCCGCGCCTGTTCGACCGCGAAAAAATGCTGCGCTCGCGCGACCTCTACGAATTCGACAACATCGTCACCGCACCGCTGCACGGCTTCCGCAATACCGAAGACTACTGGCACCGCGCCAGCGCCAAGCTGGTGATGAACGACATCACGATCCCGACGCTGGTGCTCAACGCCAAGAACGATCCTTTCCTGCCGCCACGCCACCTGCCGCCCAAAGCCGCACCCAGCGTCACCCTGGAATATCCGGAACAAGGCGGCCACGTCGGCTTCGCCGTCGGCGGCCCGCCCGGCCGCCTGGACTGGCTGCCGCAGCGCATGCTGCGCTTTTTGCAGGAAACTTGA